The following are from one region of the Chromobacterium phragmitis genome:
- a CDS encoding substrate-binding periplasmic protein: MSRLPILLACLCPLPSLAAEPLRIGVSDALTRPYVIEDPSTGNPPRGRAIALAQSALRACGLHGHFQRLPGKRLVQNLALDRLDGALLLSYQHSRRDKMAYPVRDGLADASRRMATFQYVFYVRDDSALRWDGSRLLGLNGAVGVNRGWSIGHDLMAHGISVENGGNIADNFSKLTAGRIEAYALHRQAGDLYLLSHPDLKVRRLSPPFLSKTYHWVFSRGYARRHARETACVWRQLPSLRARYLPDSR, translated from the coding sequence ATGTCCCGTCTGCCCATCCTGCTGGCCTGCCTGTGTCCGCTGCCCTCGCTGGCAGCGGAACCTCTGCGGATAGGCGTCAGCGACGCGCTGACCCGCCCCTATGTGATAGAAGACCCATCCACCGGCAATCCGCCGCGCGGCCGCGCGATAGCGCTGGCCCAGTCCGCGCTGCGCGCCTGCGGCCTGCACGGCCATTTTCAGCGCTTGCCCGGCAAGCGCCTGGTGCAGAATCTGGCGCTGGACCGGCTGGACGGCGCGCTGCTGCTTTCCTATCAGCATTCGCGCCGCGACAAGATGGCCTATCCCGTGCGCGACGGCCTGGCCGACGCATCGCGCCGCATGGCCACCTTTCAATACGTTTTCTACGTGCGCGACGACAGCGCGCTGCGCTGGGACGGCTCGCGGTTGCTCGGGCTGAACGGCGCGGTCGGCGTCAACCGCGGCTGGTCGATAGGACACGACTTAATGGCGCATGGCATCTCGGTGGAGAACGGCGGCAACATCGCCGACAACTTCTCCAAGCTGACCGCCGGCCGTATCGAGGCCTACGCCTTGCATCGCCAGGCCGGCGACCTATACCTTCTCAGCCACCCCGACCTGAAAGTCCGCCGGCTTTCGCCGCCCTTTCTCAGCAAGACTTACCACTGGGTTTTCAGCCGCGGCTACGCGCGCCGCCACGCGCGCGAAACGGCCTGCGTATGGCGTCAGTTGCCGTCTCTGCGGGCGCGCTATCTGCCGGACAGCCGCTAG
- a CDS encoding VOC family protein has translation MGIKRLNHAVLYVSDVAGSAAFYRDVLGFRPKGGAVSERAVFAQAAHSDNDHDLALFQRNLGQQRSGPFSPRGETPDPRQPAAGLYHLAWEVDTIHELKRIRDQLAEIGKLGMEEDHGAHKSVYGHDPDGLLFEVCWFPPAGNADASGDGRLDWDKELARFG, from the coding sequence ATGGGCATCAAACGACTCAATCATGCCGTGCTCTACGTCAGCGATGTGGCCGGCAGCGCCGCTTTCTACCGCGACGTGCTGGGCTTCCGCCCCAAGGGCGGCGCCGTATCGGAACGCGCGGTGTTCGCGCAGGCCGCGCACTCAGACAACGACCACGATCTGGCGCTGTTCCAGCGCAATCTGGGCCAGCAGCGCTCGGGCCCGTTCAGCCCGCGCGGCGAGACCCCGGACCCGCGCCAGCCGGCCGCCGGGCTTTACCATTTGGCTTGGGAGGTGGACACCATCCACGAACTGAAGCGGATACGCGACCAACTGGCCGAGATCGGCAAGCTGGGCATGGAAGAGGACCATGGCGCGCACAAGAGCGTCTACGGCCACGATCCAGACGGGCTGCTGTTCGAGGTGTGCTGGTTTCCGCCGGCGGGAAACGCGGACGCATCCGGCGACGGCAGGCTGGATTGGGACAAGGAACTGGCGCGTTTCGGCTGA
- a CDS encoding pyridoxal-phosphate dependent enzyme has translation MTPLLNAPALLPGLSLKLEYQNPSLSIKHRSLPMTLLARAEAGRIGRDTTLVIMTAGSAGVSVAWAASQIGCKALLLMPEGAPDSVVNYARWLGADVERRPHPQLQELLDAHRAMPGSHVVEQLSDPELIVHYRAVGEELLRQAPGAAAVTVAAGTCASLMGIAEALAPAGVAVYAAEPAEAAVLSGEPWRPHNIPGLAPPAPTRLFRREAVAGIVPVASELAWTTAREALAVCGEPVGPSSGAAIAAARMLRARGVAGDIVAVCSSHMVTSL, from the coding sequence ATGACGCCATTGCTGAATGCGCCGGCGCTGCTGCCCGGCCTGAGCCTGAAGCTCGAATACCAGAACCCTTCGCTGTCGATCAAGCACCGGTCGCTGCCGATGACGCTCCTGGCCCGCGCGGAGGCCGGTCGGATAGGCCGTGACACGACGCTGGTGATCATGACCGCCGGCAGCGCCGGCGTCAGCGTCGCCTGGGCGGCGAGCCAGATAGGCTGCAAGGCGCTGCTGCTGATGCCTGAAGGCGCGCCGGACAGCGTGGTCAACTATGCCCGCTGGCTGGGCGCGGATGTGGAGCGCCGGCCGCATCCGCAATTGCAGGAATTGCTGGACGCCCATCGCGCCATGCCGGGCAGCCATGTGGTGGAACAGCTGAGCGATCCGGAACTGATCGTCCATTACCGGGCGGTGGGCGAAGAACTGCTGCGCCAGGCGCCGGGCGCGGCGGCGGTGACGGTGGCCGCCGGCACCTGCGCGTCGCTGATGGGCATCGCCGAGGCGCTGGCGCCGGCGGGGGTGGCGGTCTACGCGGCGGAGCCGGCGGAGGCGGCGGTGCTGTCGGGCGAGCCATGGCGGCCGCACAATATTCCCGGCCTGGCGCCGCCGGCGCCGACGAGGCTGTTCCGGCGCGAGGCGGTGGCCGGCATCGTGCCGGTGGCGTCGGAGCTGGCCTGGACCACGGCGCGCGAAGCGCTGGCTGTCTGCGGCGAGCCGGTCGGGCCATCGTCCGGCGCCGCCATCGCCGCCGCGAGGATGTTGCGCGCGCGGGGCGTGGCCGGCGACATCGTCGCGGTCTGCTCCTCCCATATGGTCACCAGCCTGTGA
- a CDS encoding phenylacetate--CoA ligase family protein: MLPVARIARVVEQASLRPFYPRHWGVEPSQIMQWLKDGEYHRLPAIRKQELSNYWDELMEYGDFTDVVSSSGTTGRPVELPVHRLQEMVWVDCVARVLTELGAKPGDRMLHLLSNNDMFTLGPLVLQAAKKVGLGPLRCSPQRTRRILDVVHYHQPAFVVGNPVVMLELAQTMGADFPAPECLPDYAYFGACGSFDADCRPTPVAQKVVELWGLKDALNEYGCSELGSVGHECLQHRGFHINDDAVHVELIDPETGLPAAPGRPGEVVVTSLTLPRGFIAVRYATGDIASWLDDGPCDCGRRSPRLGAIIGRVDHQLKIQGQTVYPDLIFDVLGRVGGMADELVVRYPDEHGGQKVEVWLAAASGDGADIVRRAGEQMLQRLAVAPPLRLVPAELIQKLKRDKMASGNGVKVPRFIELPLPVHAYL; this comes from the coding sequence ATGTTGCCTGTCGCAAGGATTGCTCGCGTCGTCGAGCAGGCTTCGCTGCGTCCGTTTTATCCGCGCCATTGGGGCGTGGAGCCGTCGCAAATCATGCAGTGGCTGAAAGACGGCGAGTATCACCGGCTGCCGGCGATCCGCAAGCAGGAGCTGTCCAACTATTGGGACGAGCTGATGGAGTACGGCGATTTCACCGACGTGGTCAGTTCTTCCGGCACCACCGGGCGCCCGGTGGAGCTGCCGGTGCATCGGCTGCAGGAAATGGTGTGGGTGGATTGCGTGGCTCGGGTGTTGACGGAGCTGGGCGCCAAGCCGGGCGACCGCATGTTGCATCTGTTGAGCAACAACGACATGTTCACCTTGGGACCGCTGGTGTTGCAGGCGGCCAAAAAAGTAGGCCTGGGTCCGCTTCGCTGTTCGCCGCAGCGGACCCGGCGCATCCTGGATGTGGTGCATTACCATCAGCCGGCCTTCGTGGTGGGCAATCCGGTGGTGATGCTGGAATTGGCGCAGACCATGGGCGCGGATTTTCCCGCGCCGGAATGCTTGCCGGATTACGCCTATTTCGGCGCGTGCGGCTCATTCGACGCCGACTGCCGGCCGACGCCGGTGGCGCAGAAGGTGGTGGAGCTGTGGGGGTTGAAGGACGCGCTCAACGAATACGGCTGCAGCGAGCTGGGCTCGGTCGGCCACGAATGTCTGCAGCACCGCGGCTTCCACATCAATGACGACGCGGTCCATGTCGAGCTGATCGATCCCGAGACCGGGCTGCCGGCCGCGCCGGGGCGGCCGGGCGAGGTGGTTGTCACCTCGCTGACCCTGCCGCGGGGCTTCATCGCCGTGCGCTACGCCACCGGAGACATCGCCAGTTGGCTGGACGACGGCCCGTGCGATTGCGGCCGGCGCAGCCCGCGGCTAGGCGCCATCATCGGCCGGGTGGACCACCAGCTGAAAATCCAGGGCCAGACGGTATATCCGGATTTGATTTTCGACGTATTGGGGCGAGTGGGAGGGATGGCGGACGAACTGGTGGTCCGCTACCCGGACGAACACGGGGGCCAGAAGGTGGAAGTATGGCTGGCGGCGGCATCCGGCGACGGCGCGGACATCGTCCGCCGGGCCGGAGAGCAGATGTTGCAGCGGCTGGCGGTGGCGCCGCCGTTGCGCCTGGTTCCGGCCGAGCTGATCCAGAAGCTGAAGCGCGACAAGATGGCCAGCGGCAACGGCGTCAAGGTGCCGCGCTTCATCGAGTTGCCGCTGCCTGTCCATGCCTATCTGTAA
- a CDS encoding transglutaminase-like domain-containing protein has product MKAETIGNVLETVRRQSLPADDREYVVALHDYVRDRVRFGFTTGFEGVTPEQTLAMARGHCNAQADLLCALLRGAGFDAGLRFVALDKRILRHAVPAPVLLCLPSRLFHAVTRVQLDGRCFHIDSYIFDRPGFRQQQRRLRASGLERGYGLGRGAGCEWAGRSDAFSQAEPGDLRADNPQFPTLAAAVASRAGNNTLLGIHFNQWLGCVPGPLRRASERYLNSRLGPAMT; this is encoded by the coding sequence ATGAAAGCGGAAACGATCGGAAACGTGCTGGAAACGGTGCGGCGCCAATCGCTGCCGGCGGACGACCGCGAATATGTCGTGGCCCTGCACGACTATGTGCGGGACCGCGTGAGGTTCGGCTTCACCACCGGCTTCGAAGGGGTGACGCCGGAACAGACCCTGGCCATGGCGCGAGGCCATTGCAACGCCCAGGCCGATTTGCTGTGCGCCTTGTTGCGAGGCGCCGGCTTCGACGCCGGCTTGCGCTTCGTGGCGCTGGACAAGCGCATCCTGCGGCACGCGGTGCCGGCACCGGTGCTGTTATGCCTGCCGTCCAGGCTGTTTCACGCCGTGACTCGGGTCCAGCTCGATGGCCGTTGTTTTCATATCGACAGCTATATTTTCGATCGTCCTGGCTTCCGACAGCAGCAGCGGCGCCTGCGCGCATCCGGGCTGGAGCGGGGCTATGGGCTGGGAAGAGGCGCGGGCTGCGAGTGGGCAGGCCGTTCGGACGCTTTCTCACAGGCTGAGCCTGGGGACCTCCGCGCTGACAATCCGCAATTCCCCACGCTGGCGGCGGCGGTGGCCAGCCGAGCCGGCAACAATACCTTGTTGGGCATCCATTTCAACCAGTGGCTGGGCTGCGTGCCCGGACCGTTGCGCCGCGCCAGCGAGCGCTATCTGAACAGCCGCCTGGGGCCCGCCATGACGTAG
- a CDS encoding MFS transporter, whose product MPGRQLDVGDLINRQRFSAPQWRILILCFLIVLCDGFDTAAIGYIAPAVIRDWGVARSQLGPVMSAALWGLAAGAMLAGPLADRVGRKRVLMGAVLLFGAMSLAASRAPDLSALAWLRFATGLGLGAAMANAVTLMSEYSPEPRRAFIVSAMFCGFPLGAACGGLLASWLVPHAGWRSVLLVGGVAPLLLLPAMWLLLPESLRFLLLREGGEAAARRILLRLLPGVSLRDGDSLVLREGDKSRGLRLVWSASYRTGTLLLAAAYFMGLLIFYLLTSWLPILISDSGMDLSRAALLTALFPFGGLLGSTLTGWLMDRYDGHRVLAAAYLLTGLLVFAIGQSLASHGWLALAICLAGIAMNGAQASMPSLAAGYYPTAGRASGVAWMMGIGRFGGIAGAMLGAVLLKQQLSLPWFFALLSLPALLAAAALLLKRRAVAQPGRAWA is encoded by the coding sequence ATGCCGGGAAGGCAACTGGATGTCGGCGATCTGATCAATCGTCAGCGTTTTTCCGCCCCGCAGTGGCGCATCCTGATCCTCTGCTTCCTGATCGTGTTGTGCGATGGCTTCGATACCGCCGCCATCGGCTATATCGCGCCGGCCGTGATCCGCGATTGGGGCGTGGCGCGTTCCCAACTGGGGCCGGTGATGAGCGCCGCGCTATGGGGGCTGGCGGCGGGGGCGATGCTGGCCGGCCCGCTGGCCGACCGCGTCGGCCGCAAGCGGGTGTTGATGGGCGCTGTGTTGCTGTTCGGCGCGATGAGCCTGGCCGCGAGCCGGGCGCCGGACCTCTCGGCGCTGGCCTGGCTGCGCTTCGCCACGGGCTTGGGGCTGGGCGCGGCGATGGCCAACGCGGTGACGCTGATGTCCGAGTATTCGCCTGAGCCGCGGCGGGCTTTCATTGTCAGCGCGATGTTCTGCGGCTTCCCGCTGGGCGCGGCTTGCGGAGGCTTGCTGGCTTCCTGGCTGGTGCCGCATGCCGGCTGGCGCAGCGTGCTGCTGGTGGGCGGCGTCGCGCCGCTGCTGCTGTTGCCGGCGATGTGGCTGCTGCTGCCGGAATCGTTGCGCTTCCTGTTGTTGCGCGAGGGCGGCGAGGCGGCGGCTCGCCGCATTCTGCTGCGGTTGCTGCCTGGCGTTTCCCTGCGCGACGGCGACAGCCTGGTGCTGCGGGAAGGCGACAAGTCGCGGGGACTGCGCCTGGTCTGGTCCGCCAGCTACCGAACGGGCACGCTGCTGTTGGCCGCGGCTTATTTCATGGGCCTGCTGATTTTCTATCTGTTGACCAGCTGGCTGCCGATTCTGATCAGCGACAGCGGCATGGATCTTAGCCGCGCCGCGCTGCTGACCGCATTGTTCCCGTTCGGCGGTTTGCTGGGCAGCACCTTGACCGGTTGGCTGATGGATCGCTATGACGGCCACCGCGTGCTGGCGGCGGCGTATCTGCTGACCGGCCTGCTGGTGTTCGCCATCGGCCAGTCGCTGGCCAGCCATGGATGGCTGGCGTTGGCCATCTGCCTCGCCGGCATCGCGATGAACGGGGCGCAGGCGTCGATGCCTTCGCTGGCGGCCGGATACTATCCTACGGCCGGCCGGGCCAGCGGCGTCGCCTGGATGATGGGCATAGGCCGTTTCGGCGGCATCGCAGGGGCGATGCTGGGCGCGGTTTTGCTGAAGCAGCAATTGAGTCTGCCCTGGTTCTTCGCCTTGTTGTCGCTGCCGGCGCTGCTGGCAGCGGCGGCGTTGTTGCTCAAGCGCCGCGCTGTCGCGCAGCCTGGGAGGGCATGGGCATGA
- a CDS encoding LysR family transcriptional regulator — translation MMSVLELRHLKSLLALAETGSVSQAAQRVYLTQSALSHQLKQLEAAYGLTLFERKTQPLRFTPGGERLLALARELTAKVAAAERDLARIRQGEAGEIRVAVECHTCFDWLMPAMDQFRQHWPAVELDIVSGFHADPVGLLLSDRADLAIVSEAEPQAGVIHLPLFAYEMVGIAAREHALASKPAWQAGDFAGETLIHYPVADEMLDLLRKVLAPAGVNPARRTAELTIAIIQLVASRRGVAALPYWAVQPYLERGYVVARRVGQEGLYSQLYAALRESDAERAYIQDFAQTVRDSSFATLPGLSRLDA, via the coding sequence CTGATGAGCGTGCTGGAGCTGAGGCATCTGAAAAGCCTGCTGGCGCTGGCGGAAACCGGCAGCGTGTCGCAGGCGGCGCAACGGGTGTATCTGACGCAGTCGGCCTTGTCGCACCAGTTGAAGCAGCTGGAGGCGGCATATGGACTGACGCTGTTCGAGCGCAAGACGCAGCCCTTGCGCTTCACGCCCGGGGGAGAGCGGCTGCTGGCGCTGGCGCGCGAGCTGACGGCCAAGGTGGCGGCGGCCGAGCGCGATCTGGCGCGCATCCGCCAGGGCGAGGCGGGTGAGATCCGGGTGGCGGTGGAGTGCCATACCTGCTTCGACTGGCTGATGCCGGCGATGGATCAATTCCGCCAGCACTGGCCGGCGGTGGAGCTGGACATCGTGTCCGGCTTTCATGCCGACCCGGTCGGCCTGCTGTTGAGCGACCGGGCCGATCTCGCCATCGTGTCCGAGGCCGAGCCGCAGGCCGGCGTGATTCATCTGCCTCTGTTCGCCTATGAAATGGTGGGCATCGCCGCGCGCGAGCATGCGCTGGCGAGCAAGCCGGCATGGCAGGCCGGGGACTTCGCCGGCGAGACGTTGATCCACTACCCGGTGGCCGACGAGATGCTGGACCTGTTGCGCAAGGTGCTGGCCCCGGCCGGCGTGAATCCGGCGCGCCGCACCGCCGAGCTGACCATCGCCATCATCCAGCTGGTGGCCAGCCGCCGCGGCGTGGCGGCCTTGCCCTATTGGGCGGTGCAGCCCTATCTGGAGCGCGGCTACGTGGTGGCGAGGCGAGTGGGGCAAGAGGGCTTGTACAGCCAGTTGTACGCGGCGCTGCGGGAGTCGGACGCAGAGCGGGCTTATATCCAGGACTTCGCGCAGACGGTGCGCGATTCCAGCTTCGCGACGCTGCCGGGCCTATCGCGCCTGGATGCCTGA
- the metE gene encoding 5-methyltetrahydropteroyltriglutamate--homocysteine S-methyltransferase translates to MSHITHLLGFPRIGAKRELKILLESHWKNELDEAALQQGAKELRQKHWLLQKGAGVALSPVGDFSLYDHVLDAQLLVGAIPPRFGFDAAALTTAQYFELARGNREQPALEMTKWFDTNYHYLVPEWQADTAFTAQPQRLLAQVREARALGVAAKPVLLGPLSLLWLGKAKGEAFDKLTLLPGLVAAYRELLAALRAEGAEWTQLDEPILALDLEPAWRDAFAPAYAELSPHAPKLLLATYFGGVAEHAAWLKALPVAGLHLDLVRAPEQIDAFAADYPADKVLSAGIIDGRNIWRADLSALQDQLAPLAERLGERLWLAPSCSLLHSPFDAAAETALDPELKSWLAFAVQKLNELKTLRRGLEQGRAAIADELAGSDFAREQRRASPRIHNPAVARRLAGLPENADRRASAYPVRAEKQQSWLKLPPLPATTIGSFPQTPAIRASRAAFKKGELAAADYQAAMEKEIELAIRRQEALGLDVLVHGEAERNDMVEYFGEQLAGFAFTQGGWVQSYGSRCVKPPVIYGDVSRPAAMTVDWARYAQSLSAKPVKGMLTGPVTILQWSFVRDDLPRGEVCRQIALALNDEVRDLEAAGIRVIQIDEPAIREGLPLKRHQRDGYLAWAGEAFRLSSHGVDDATQIHTHMCYSEFGDILPAIAALDADVITIETSRSDMELLADFGRFHYPNAIGPGVYDIHSPRVPTVAEIRALLKKALQVIPAERLWINPDCGLKTRGWPEVEAALAAMVAVGRELRAELAHTA, encoded by the coding sequence ATGAGCCACATCACGCACCTGCTAGGTTTTCCGCGCATCGGCGCCAAGCGAGAACTGAAAATCCTGCTGGAAAGCCATTGGAAAAACGAGCTGGACGAGGCCGCCTTGCAGCAGGGCGCGAAAGAGCTGCGCCAGAAACACTGGCTATTGCAAAAAGGGGCCGGCGTGGCGCTGAGCCCGGTGGGCGACTTCTCGCTGTACGATCACGTGCTGGACGCTCAGCTGCTGGTGGGCGCCATCCCTCCGCGCTTCGGTTTCGACGCCGCGGCGCTGACCACCGCTCAATACTTCGAACTGGCGCGCGGCAACCGCGAGCAGCCGGCGCTGGAAATGACCAAGTGGTTCGATACCAACTACCACTATCTGGTGCCGGAGTGGCAGGCCGACACCGCCTTCACCGCCCAGCCGCAGCGGCTGCTGGCGCAAGTGCGCGAGGCGCGCGCGCTGGGCGTGGCCGCCAAACCCGTGCTGCTGGGGCCGCTCAGCCTCTTGTGGCTGGGCAAGGCCAAAGGCGAGGCTTTCGACAAGCTAACGCTGCTGCCCGGCCTGGTCGCCGCCTACCGCGAATTGCTGGCCGCGCTGCGCGCCGAGGGCGCGGAGTGGACTCAGCTGGACGAACCCATCCTGGCGCTGGACCTGGAGCCGGCATGGCGGGACGCCTTCGCCCCGGCTTATGCCGAACTGAGTCCGCACGCGCCCAAGCTGCTGCTGGCGACTTACTTCGGCGGCGTGGCCGAACACGCGGCCTGGCTGAAGGCGCTGCCGGTGGCCGGCCTGCACCTGGATCTGGTGCGCGCGCCGGAGCAAATAGACGCCTTCGCCGCCGACTATCCGGCCGACAAGGTTCTGTCCGCCGGCATCATCGACGGCCGCAACATCTGGCGCGCCGATCTGTCCGCGCTACAGGACCAACTGGCGCCGCTTGCCGAACGCCTGGGCGAACGGCTGTGGCTGGCGCCCAGCTGCTCGCTGCTGCACAGCCCCTTCGACGCCGCCGCCGAGACCGCGCTCGACCCTGAGCTGAAAAGCTGGCTGGCCTTCGCCGTGCAGAAGCTGAACGAGTTGAAGACGCTGCGGCGAGGCCTGGAACAGGGACGCGCCGCCATCGCCGACGAACTGGCCGGCAGCGACTTCGCCCGCGAGCAGCGCCGCGCCAGCCCCCGCATCCACAACCCCGCCGTCGCCCGGCGGCTGGCCGGGCTGCCGGAGAACGCCGACCGCCGCGCCAGCGCCTATCCGGTCCGCGCCGAAAAGCAGCAGAGCTGGCTGAAGCTGCCGCCGCTGCCCGCCACCACCATAGGCTCCTTCCCGCAGACGCCGGCCATCCGCGCCAGCCGCGCCGCGTTCAAGAAGGGCGAACTGGCCGCCGCCGACTACCAGGCGGCGATGGAGAAGGAAATCGAACTGGCCATCCGCCGCCAGGAGGCCCTGGGGCTGGATGTGCTGGTGCACGGCGAGGCCGAGCGCAACGACATGGTGGAATACTTCGGCGAGCAGCTGGCCGGTTTCGCCTTCACCCAAGGCGGCTGGGTGCAAAGCTATGGCAGCCGCTGCGTCAAGCCGCCGGTCATCTACGGCGACGTCAGCCGGCCCGCAGCCATGACCGTGGACTGGGCGCGCTACGCGCAGAGCCTGTCCGCCAAACCGGTGAAGGGCATGCTGACCGGTCCGGTCACCATCCTGCAGTGGAGCTTCGTCCGCGATGACCTGCCCAGAGGCGAGGTGTGCCGCCAGATCGCGCTGGCGCTGAACGACGAGGTGCGGGACCTGGAGGCCGCCGGCATCCGCGTGATCCAGATCGATGAGCCCGCCATCCGCGAAGGCCTGCCGTTGAAGCGGCATCAGCGCGACGGCTACCTGGCCTGGGCCGGCGAGGCCTTCCGCCTGTCCAGCCATGGCGTGGACGACGCCACGCAGATCCACACCCATATGTGCTACTCGGAATTCGGCGACATCCTGCCGGCCATCGCCGCGCTGGACGCCGACGTGATCACCATCGAAACCTCTCGTTCGGACATGGAGCTGCTGGCGGATTTCGGCCGCTTCCATTACCCCAACGCCATCGGCCCCGGCGTCTACGACATCCACAGCCCGCGCGTGCCCACTGTCGCCGAAATCCGCGCGTTGCTGAAGAAGGCGCTGCAGGTGATCCCCGCCGAGCGGCTGTGGATCAACCCGGACTGCGGACTGAAGACGCGCGGCTGGCCGGAGGTGGAGGCCGCGCTGGCGGCGATGGTGGCCGTTGGCCGCGAGTTGCGCGCGGAGCTGGCGCACACCGCCTGA
- a CDS encoding SixA phosphatase family protein → MDLILWRHAEAEDGIDDLARALTRRGQQHASLMASWLRQRLPDDYLLLASEARRSQQTAAYLAKSYEVLPELNPGAGVDEVLGAVAWPEAERPVVLVGHQPYLGWLAARLMSEQQQMWSVKKGSVWWLNRRERHGYEQVRLKLMLTPGMLAP, encoded by the coding sequence ATGGATCTGATTTTGTGGCGCCACGCCGAGGCCGAGGATGGCATCGACGACCTGGCGCGCGCGCTGACTCGGCGCGGGCAGCAGCATGCCAGCCTGATGGCGTCCTGGCTGCGGCAGCGGCTGCCGGACGATTATTTGCTGCTGGCCTCCGAGGCCCGCCGCTCCCAGCAGACCGCCGCCTACCTGGCCAAGAGCTATGAAGTGTTGCCGGAATTGAATCCCGGCGCGGGGGTGGACGAGGTGTTGGGCGCGGTTGCTTGGCCCGAGGCGGAACGGCCGGTGGTGCTGGTCGGCCATCAGCCTTACCTGGGTTGGCTGGCGGCCAGGCTGATGTCCGAGCAGCAGCAGATGTGGAGCGTGAAGAAGGGCTCGGTGTGGTGGTTGAACCGCCGCGAGCGCCACGGCTACGAGCAGGTCAGGCTGAAGCTGATGCTGACGCCGGGGATGCTGGCGCCGTGA
- a CDS encoding LrgB family protein encodes MTAAWLDSPLTGVFVTLLAYRLALAGHKRCHGHPLANPVLLGVLMVLAWLWLSGSTYQQYMNGARFIQLLLGPATVALAVPLYGNLARLKKAAIPLLASIAAGGLVGMASAAGLGWWLGFDQPVLVALSTRAVTTPIAMSLAGGLGGSPELAAMFVIVSGIVGAVMAPPLFRLLGWSDDMLLGVATGVTAHGIGTARLFQLSETAGAFAGLAMGLNGVFTALALPWLVRWLALG; translated from the coding sequence TTGACGGCGGCCTGGCTGGATTCGCCGCTGACCGGCGTTTTCGTCACCTTGCTGGCCTACCGGCTGGCGCTGGCCGGGCACAAGCGCTGCCATGGCCATCCGCTGGCCAATCCGGTGCTGCTGGGCGTATTGATGGTGTTGGCCTGGTTGTGGCTGAGCGGCAGCACGTATCAGCAATACATGAACGGCGCCCGCTTCATCCAGTTGCTGCTGGGACCGGCGACGGTGGCGCTGGCGGTGCCTTTGTACGGCAATCTGGCGCGGCTGAAGAAGGCGGCGATTCCGCTGCTGGCCAGCATCGCCGCCGGCGGCCTGGTGGGCATGGCCAGCGCGGCGGGACTGGGCTGGTGGCTGGGCTTCGACCAGCCGGTGCTGGTGGCGCTGTCCACCCGGGCGGTGACCACGCCGATCGCGATGAGCCTGGCCGGCGGCCTGGGCGGCTCGCCCGAGCTGGCGGCGATGTTCGTCATCGTGTCCGGCATCGTCGGGGCGGTAATGGCGCCGCCGCTGTTCCGCTTGCTGGGCTGGAGCGACGACATGCTGCTGGGCGTGGCCACCGGGGTAACCGCGCACGGCATCGGCACCGCGCGGCTGTTTCAGTTGTCGGAGACGGCCGGGGCTTTCGCCGGGCTGGCGATGGGGCTGAACGGCGTGTTCACCGCGTTGGCGCTGCCCTGGCTGGTGCGCTGGCTCGCGCTCGGTTAG
- a CDS encoding CidA/LrgA family protein: MLDLLLWLLGYQLAGEALVRWLGWPMPGPVLGLLLLFATLWLRRSAPAALQRETPRFLGHMSLLFIPAGGALMAYSPLLRSNGWQLALILLGSTLATLLASGLVLKLLLRGRRH, translated from the coding sequence ATGCTGGACTTGTTGTTGTGGCTGCTGGGCTATCAATTGGCGGGCGAGGCGCTGGTGCGCTGGCTGGGCTGGCCGATGCCTGGGCCGGTGCTGGGCTTGCTGCTGCTGTTCGCCACGCTATGGCTGCGGCGGTCGGCGCCGGCCGCGCTGCAGCGCGAGACGCCGCGATTTCTCGGCCACATGTCCTTGTTGTTCATTCCGGCCGGCGGCGCGCTGATGGCCTACTCGCCTTTGTTGCGCTCGAATGGCTGGCAGCTGGCGCTGATCCTGCTGGGCTCCACGCTGGCCACGCTGTTGGCGTCCGGGTTGGTCCTGAAGCTGCTGCTGCGCGGGAGGCGGCATTGA
- a CDS encoding chorismate--pyruvate lyase family protein, with protein sequence MVNEVLWREAPPVLPASILDCLTEPASLSLRLQAGGRRFAVTVLSQGEDRVQADEAEALDLAEGEPVHARHVLLTLDGTPVVYARSAVAPSCPSWLPVLARGSRSLGLTLFGELPALRREPLRYGLLANGHPLAAAAARVEPAASYPARRCRFLLDGSPLLLTELFLPALKDLL encoded by the coding sequence ATGGTGAATGAAGTTTTGTGGCGCGAAGCGCCTCCCGTCCTGCCCGCCTCCATTCTGGATTGCCTGACCGAACCCGCCTCGCTGAGCTTGCGGCTGCAAGCCGGCGGCCGCCGTTTCGCGGTGACCGTGCTCAGCCAGGGCGAAGACCGCGTCCAGGCCGACGAAGCCGAAGCGCTGGATCTGGCCGAGGGCGAGCCGGTGCACGCGCGCCATGTCTTGCTGACTCTGGATGGCACGCCGGTGGTCTACGCTCGCAGCGCAGTGGCGCCGTCCTGTCCCTCTTGGCTGCCGGTGCTGGCGCGCGGCAGCCGCTCGCTGGGGCTGACGTTGTTCGGCGAGCTGCCGGCGCTGCGGCGCGAACCGCTGCGCTACGGCCTGCTGGCCAACGGCCACCCGCTGGCCGCCGCCGCCGCCCGCGTCGAACCGGCCGCGTCTTATCCGGCGCGCCGCTGCCGCTTTCTGTTGGACGGCTCGCCGTTGCTGTTGACCGAGCTGTTCCTGCCTGCCTTGAAGGATTTGCTGTGA